A genome region from Chelonia mydas isolate rCheMyd1 chromosome 24, rCheMyd1.pri.v2, whole genome shotgun sequence includes the following:
- the LOC114021007 gene encoding immunoglobulin gamma-1 heavy chain isoform X1, whose translation MSHHIVGMILVYLRMAASEEGIQILQRPAQLWLTSGQTAHLDCRISKEEWRVRWYKEQQNGSLHGIHQSSQSESLDGKYLSNVNITANTFSLLISNVQRDDSGVYYCGLSASVYLQPNFGNGTRLIVTDASEPSLSILVPSAPEDAELPPVIPLLCLLSDFTPPWSEVLWHTGEEASDSQTDAGAIDGKGVFSVWSLMTIPSETWNQETICTCTAKESSTGRSINVTVSKETGDCGIVFYAGLPCIFILLLIQLLILLWRKCPIRGRAVQRGNQIPMRQMPQTEYATLMYSNRNAPL comes from the exons ATGTCCCACCACATAGTTGGGATGATTCTAGTCTATCTGCGGA TGGCTGCCTCGGAAGAAGGGATACAAATCCTGCAAAGaccagcacagctgtggctgaCCTCTGGACAGACTGCACATCTGGACTGTAGAATATCAAAAGAAGAATGGCGAGTTCGGTGGTACAAGGAACAACAAAATGGAAGTTTGCATGGGATTCATCAGAGTTCTCAGTCTGAATCTTTAGATGGAAAATACTTGAGTAATGTGAACATTACGGCAAACACATTTTCTCTACTTATCAGTAATGTACAAAGAGATGACTCAGGGGTTTATTACTGTGGCCTCTCTGCCTCTGTGTATCTACAGCCCAACTTTGGGAATGGGACCAGACTAATTGTCACAG ATGCCTCCGAGCCAAGCCTTTCCATCCTGGTTCCCTCTGCCCcagaggatgctgagcttccccCCGTCattcctctgctctgcctgctctctgatTTCACTCCTCCCTGGAGTGAAGTTCTTTGGCACACTGGTGAGGAGGCGTCTGACAGTCAGACGGATGCTGGAGCCATAGACGGTAAAGGGGTCTTTAGTGTTTGGAGCCTAATGACAATCCCTTCTGAGACATGGAACCAGGAGACGATCTGCACTTGTACAGCCAAGGAGAGCAGCACAGGGAGAAGCATCAATGTTACAGTCTCCAAGGAAACAG GAGACTGTGGGATTGTGTTCTACGCGGGGCTGCCCTGTATTTTCATCCTTCTCCTTATCCAGCTGTTGATCTTGCTCTGGAGAAAGTGCCCCATCAGAG GGAGAGCTGTGCAAAGAGGCAATCAAATACCTATGAGGCAGATGCCACAG ACTGAATATGCGACTCTGATGTACAGTAACAGAAATGCTCCTCTGTGA
- the LOC114021007 gene encoding T cell receptor alpha chain MC.7.G5 isoform X2, with amino-acid sequence MSHHIVGMILVYLRMAASEEGIQILQRPAQLWLTSGQTAHLDCRISKEEWRVRWYKEQQNGSLHGIHQSSQSESLDGKYLSNVNITANTFSLLISNVQRDDSGVYYCGLSASVYLQPNFGNGTRLIVTGDCGIVFYAGLPCIFILLLIQLLILLWRKCPIRGRAVQRGNQIPMRQMPQTEYATLMYSNRNAPL; translated from the exons ATGTCCCACCACATAGTTGGGATGATTCTAGTCTATCTGCGGA TGGCTGCCTCGGAAGAAGGGATACAAATCCTGCAAAGaccagcacagctgtggctgaCCTCTGGACAGACTGCACATCTGGACTGTAGAATATCAAAAGAAGAATGGCGAGTTCGGTGGTACAAGGAACAACAAAATGGAAGTTTGCATGGGATTCATCAGAGTTCTCAGTCTGAATCTTTAGATGGAAAATACTTGAGTAATGTGAACATTACGGCAAACACATTTTCTCTACTTATCAGTAATGTACAAAGAGATGACTCAGGGGTTTATTACTGTGGCCTCTCTGCCTCTGTGTATCTACAGCCCAACTTTGGGAATGGGACCAGACTAATTGTCACAG GAGACTGTGGGATTGTGTTCTACGCGGGGCTGCCCTGTATTTTCATCCTTCTCCTTATCCAGCTGTTGATCTTGCTCTGGAGAAAGTGCCCCATCAGAG GGAGAGCTGTGCAAAGAGGCAATCAAATACCTATGAGGCAGATGCCACAG ACTGAATATGCGACTCTGATGTACAGTAACAGAAATGCTCCTCTGTGA
- the LOC119564059 gene encoding uncharacterized protein LOC119564059: MSHHIVGMILVYLRMAASEEGVQILQSPAQLWLTSGQTAKLYCRISKEEWRVLWYKEQQNGSLHGIHQSSEFEPSNGKYSSKVNITANTFSLLISNVQRDDSGVYYCGLSTSMYLQPNFGNGTRLIVTDASEPTLSILVPSNPEDAELPPIIPLLCLLSDFTPPWSAVLWDMGEEVSQGLMDAGAIDGNGVFSVWSLMIIPSETWNQETICNCTAKESSTGRSISATVSRETERQDAGDCGIVFYAGLPCIFILLLIQLLILLWRKCSIRGRAVQRQKEIPMRQIPQTEYATLTYNN, translated from the exons ATGTCCCACCACATAGTTGGGATGATTCTAGTCTATCTGCGGA TGGCTGCCTCGGAAGAAGGGGTACAAATCCTGCAAAGcccagcacagctgtggctgaCTTCTGGACAGACTGCAAAGCTGTACTGTAGAATATCAAAAGAAGAATGGCGAGTTCTGTGGTACAAGGAACAACAGAATGGAAGTTTACATGGCATTCATCAGAGTTCTGAGTTTGAACCTTCAAATGGAAAATACTCAAGTAAAGTGAACATTACGGCAAACACGTTTTCTCTACTTATCAGTAACGTACAAAGAGATGACTCAGGGGTTTATTACTGTGGCCTCTCTACCTCTATGTATCTACAGCCCAACTTTGGGAATGGGACCAGACTAATTGTCACAG ATGCCTCCGAGCCGACTCTTTCCATCCTGGTTCCCTCCAACCcagaggatgctgagcttccccCCATCattcctctgctctgcctgctctctgatTTCACTCCTCCCTGGAGTGCTGTTCTCTGGGACATGGGTGAGGAGGTGTCTCAGGGTCTGATGGATGCTGGAGCCATAGACGGGAATGGGGTCTTTAGTGTTTGGAGCCTAATGATAATCCCTTCTGAGACGTGGAACCAGGAGACGATCTGCAATTGCACAGCCAAGGAGAGCAGCACGGGGAGAAGCATCAGTGCTACAGTCTCCAGGGAAACAG AGAGACAAGACGCTGGAGACTGTGGGATTGTGTTCTACGCTGGGCTGCCCTGTATTTTCATCCTTCTCCTCATCCAGCTGTTGATCTTGCTCTGGAGAAAGTGCTctatcagag GGAGAGCTGTGCAAAGACAGAAGGAAATACCTATGAGGCAGATCCCACAG ACTGAATATGCAACTCTGACGTACAATAACTGA
- the LOC119564058 gene encoding immunoglobulin gamma-1 heavy chain-like translates to MSHQIVGVILVCLHMTASEEEIQILQSPAQERLTPGQTAQLDCNPSKKEWSVVWYKEQQSGSLQWIYQSSQFATPNGKYSSKVDVTANKFSLNINNVQRNDSGVYYCGLSASVYVQPNFGNGTRLIVTDASEPRLSILVPSAPEDAELPPIIPLLCLLSDFTPPWSEVLWDTGEEASDSQMDAGAIDGNGVFSVWSLTTIPSETWNQETICTCTAKESSTGRSISATVSKETERQDTGDCRIVFYAELPCIFILLLIQLLILLWRKCPIRGRAVQRQKEIPMRQIPQTEYAALTYNNRNVPR, encoded by the exons ATGTCCCACCAGATAGTTGGGGTGATTCTAGTCTGTCTGCATA TGACTGCCTCAGAAGAAGAGATACAAATTCTGCAAAGCCCAGCACAGGAGAGGCTGACCCCTGGACAGACTGCACAGCTGGACTGTAACCCTTCAAAAAAAGAATGGAGCGTTGTGTGGTACAAAGAACAGCAGAGTGGAAGTTTACAATGGATTTACCAGAGTTCTCAGTTTGCAACTCCAAATGGAAAATACTCGAGTAAAGTGGACGTGACGGCAAATAAGTTCTCTCTTAATATCAATAATGTACAAAGAAATGACTCGGGGGTTTATTACTGTGGCCTCTCTgcttctgtgtatgtacagcccAACTTCGGGAATGGGACCAGACTAATTGTCACAG ATGCCTCCGAGCCAAGACTTTCCATTCTGGTGCCCTCAGCCccggaggatgctgagcttccccCCATCattcctctgctctgcctgctctctgatTTCACTCCTCCCTGGAGTGAAGTTCTTTGGGACACTGGTGAGGAGGCGTCTGACAGTCAGATGGATGCTGGAGCCATAGACGGGAACGGGGTCTTTAGTGTTTGGAGCCTAACGACAATCCCTTCTGAGACGTGGAACCAGGAGACGATCTGCACTTGTACAGCCAAGGAGAGCAGCACGGGGAGAAGCATCAGTGCTACAGTCTCCAAGGAAACAG AGAGACAAGACACTGGAGACTGTAGGATTGTGTTCTACGCTGAGCTGCCCTGTATTTTCATCCTTCTCCTCATCCAGCTGTTGATCTTGCTCTGGAGAAAGTGCCCCATCAGAG GGAGAGCTGTGCAAAGACAGAAGGAAATACCTATGCGGCAGATCCCACAG ACTGAATATGCGGCTCTGACGTACAATAACAGAAATGTTCCTCGGTGA